In Magnetospirillum sp. XM-1, a single window of DNA contains:
- a CDS encoding DUF6538 domain-containing protein produces MTGLWLRGSVWQYRVAVPTDLRPKLARSDLNRSLGTSNYYDAVRMARKVAFQVECLFDQVRSGEQVQVDFGGGDHAEPEQASTITMDVDEVARIIADRMIATTVQPEPSVQPPAEKTIKDVYRLYLADPGRVRRSGKTLIAYESIYGLLIELIGENTPISKVTREVCRDVLDTLRSMPANATKKYPKLSSREAAEKARKEGLPMISSATVNGYTNKLSSLLNWAANEGYLDKNPAKGLKVVDVVRKKDKRLPFALWQLQKIFNAPLFRGCVNDAAGYASPGKDRPKRGRFWVPLIALYSGMRLNEICQLNVEDVQVIDGVHCFIVTTDVQSGINDKKIKTDNGERVVPVHPELIEIGFIDYFVERQKTRHSKLFPDLSVAKTGYYSDTFSKFFASFLGKTAAKAPRTSFHSFRHNFRDALREARLDREIGLALGGWAGDGKGDEGAETADNYGRGYKASTLFEAISLIRYDLDLQHLKLPDIQAFAEG; encoded by the coding sequence CTGACCGGCCTATGGCTTCGGGGTTCGGTGTGGCAGTACCGGGTGGCCGTTCCGACCGATCTCAGGCCCAAACTGGCCCGTTCAGACCTGAATAGGTCACTGGGCACCTCGAACTACTATGATGCGGTCAGGATGGCCCGGAAGGTGGCCTTTCAGGTCGAATGTCTGTTTGATCAGGTCCGATCTGGTGAACAGGTCCAGGTCGATTTCGGTGGTGGTGATCATGCTGAACCAGAGCAGGCATCGACCATCACCATGGATGTCGATGAGGTTGCTCGGATCATCGCAGACCGGATGATCGCAACGACCGTTCAGCCCGAACCAAGCGTCCAGCCCCCTGCGGAAAAGACGATCAAGGATGTATATCGTCTTTATCTGGCCGACCCAGGTCGTGTCCGTCGTTCGGGCAAAACCCTGATTGCATACGAGTCGATCTACGGCCTGCTGATCGAGTTGATCGGAGAGAACACCCCAATCAGTAAGGTTACCCGTGAGGTCTGCCGTGATGTCCTTGATACACTCCGGTCCATGCCCGCCAATGCCACCAAAAAATATCCAAAGCTTTCGTCGCGGGAAGCTGCCGAAAAGGCCCGCAAGGAAGGGTTGCCGATGATCAGTTCCGCCACCGTCAACGGCTACACCAACAAGCTTTCGTCCTTGCTCAACTGGGCAGCCAACGAGGGATATCTGGACAAGAATCCGGCCAAGGGTTTGAAGGTCGTCGATGTGGTCAGGAAGAAGGACAAGCGGCTTCCATTTGCACTGTGGCAACTCCAGAAGATTTTCAATGCCCCCCTATTTCGTGGATGCGTCAATGATGCTGCTGGCTACGCCTCACCGGGAAAGGATCGCCCAAAACGGGGACGATTCTGGGTGCCGCTGATCGCCCTGTATTCGGGCATGAGATTGAATGAAATCTGTCAACTCAATGTCGAGGATGTGCAGGTGATCGATGGGGTTCACTGCTTCATCGTCACCACCGACGTGCAGTCGGGAATCAACGACAAGAAGATCAAAACCGACAATGGTGAACGGGTCGTTCCGGTCCACCCGGAACTCATTGAAATTGGATTCATCGACTATTTTGTCGAACGCCAAAAGACCCGGCACTCGAAGCTGTTCCCCGACCTCAGCGTGGCAAAAACCGGCTACTACAGCGATACATTTTCCAAGTTCTTCGCCAGCTTTCTGGGCAAGACTGCCGCAAAGGCCCCCCGCACATCGTTTCATTCATTTCGGCACAATTTCAGGGACGCCCTGCGGGAGGCCCGGCTTGATCGTGAAATCGGGCTGGCCCTCGGTGGCTGGGCAGGCGACGGGAAGGGCGATGAAGGAGCAGAGACCGCCGATAATTATGGCCGAGGATACAAGGCATCTACCTTGTTCGAAGCCATCTCACTGATCCGATATGACCTGGACCTTCAGCATCTGAAGCTGCCTGATATTCAAGCTTTCGCCGAAGGGTGA
- a CDS encoding GNAT family N-acetyltransferase: protein MALSAPEPLNAGHDVSQFSCGKPALDHWLKTRALSNQERGFTVVMVVHDAGRVIGYYGLAPTAVLPTAMPRSIKTGQPPNPVPCLLLGQLATDQGWAGQGIGTGLLAHALTRCVQGAKLIGGRALIVNAIDPDAASFWRRRGFLPSKDDQLVLFRSIADIAASLDAGEVRK, encoded by the coding sequence ATGGCGTTGTCAGCCCCCGAACCTTTAAACGCAGGCCACGACGTATCGCAATTTTCCTGCGGCAAGCCTGCTCTCGATCATTGGCTCAAAACCCGTGCCCTATCCAACCAAGAAAGAGGCTTCACCGTCGTCATGGTCGTCCATGATGCGGGCCGAGTGATTGGCTATTATGGGCTGGCACCCACGGCGGTGCTCCCGACCGCTATGCCCAGATCGATCAAGACCGGGCAACCACCGAACCCAGTGCCATGTCTGCTTTTGGGCCAACTGGCGACCGACCAGGGATGGGCCGGTCAGGGCATCGGTACCGGGCTACTGGCCCACGCCCTAACCCGCTGTGTTCAGGGGGCGAAGCTGATCGGCGGGAGGGCATTGATAGTGAACGCCATTGATCCCGATGCCGCATCGTTTTGGCGGCGACGTGGGTTTTTGCCGTCCAAGGATGATCAGTTGGTTCTATTTCGATCCATCGCTGATATCGCGGCATCGTTGGATGCCGGGGAGGTTCGGAAATAG
- a CDS encoding DUF1778 domain-containing protein: protein MAPTAHRKDHPLSMRLPDTDIALIDRAAGLRGRSRTDFVREAAVRAAEEVLMESGLIRMSQEGFAEFMAVLSAPATVVAPMVEVLRRPAPWDQGSGQG from the coding sequence ATGGCCCCCACCGCCCATCGCAAAGATCATCCGCTGTCCATGCGACTGCCCGACACCGACATCGCCCTGATTGATCGGGCGGCGGGACTACGCGGTAGGTCGCGGACGGATTTTGTGCGTGAAGCAGCGGTGCGAGCGGCTGAAGAAGTCCTGATGGAGTCCGGCCTGATTCGCATGAGCCAGGAAGGGTTCGCCGAATTCATGGCCGTACTGTCGGCACCGGCCACCGTAGTGGCCCCCATGGTCGAGGTTCTGCGGCGACCTGCACCATGGGATCAGGGCAGCGGCCAGGGTTGA
- a CDS encoding DUF6538 domain-containing protein: MITIQTRMPTMQTSNPSPLGSTKKHQHIDSVGNFQQAGEKSSACYDSTLHNEPSQPPGKPHKSSVFRGNDCHITASHNGSTKPRRRRLTGLWLRGSVWQYRVAVPTDLRPKLARSDLNRSLGTSNYYDAVRMARKVAFQVECLFDQVRSGEQVQVDFGGGDHAEPEQASTITMDVDEVARRLCCIAKRTTLAHIDDRSTGV, from the coding sequence ATGATCACCATCCAGACCAGGATGCCCACGATGCAGACATCCAACCCGTCCCCGCTCGGCTCCACCAAAAAGCACCAACACATTGATTCTGTTGGTAATTTTCAACAGGCCGGTGAGAAATCATCGGCCTGTTACGATTCCACGCTACATAACGAGCCATCACAGCCACCCGGAAAGCCGCACAAATCCTCGGTTTTTCGAGGAAATGACTGTCACATAACGGCGTCACATAATGGCTCCACCAAACCACGTCGTCGCCGTCTGACCGGCCTATGGCTTCGGGGTTCGGTGTGGCAGTACCGGGTGGCCGTTCCGACCGATCTCAGGCCCAAACTGGCCCGTTCAGACCTGAATAGGTCACTGGGCACCTCGAACTACTATGATGCGGTCAGGATGGCCCGGAAGGTGGCCTTTCAGGTCGAATGTCTGTTTGATCAGGTCCGATCTGGTGAACAGGTCCAGGTCGATTTCGGTGGTGGTGATCATGCTGAACCAGAGCAGGCATCGACCATCACCATGGATGTCGATGAGGTTGCTCGCCGCCTTTGTTGTATTGCAAAACGCACTACGCTGGCTCATATTGATGATCGGTCCACAGGAGTCTGA
- a CDS encoding recombinase family protein: MKRVALYARVSTDFQTVENQLQELHRIANRMEWEVVAEFTDQGISGSKGRDQRPGFDRLLKGVARHEFDLVAAWAVDRLGRSLRDLVLFMDDLREQRVDLFLAQQGLDTSTASGKAMFGMLSVFSDFERSLITARVKSGLQRVRSSGVRLGRPPTDPAKIEKAKGLLAAGTSLRQTAKLAKISPAMAAKIKAQMGEVAAVPADSAAKIPSV; encoded by the coding sequence ATGAAGCGGGTCGCCCTATATGCTCGGGTTTCGACGGATTTCCAGACCGTGGAGAACCAGCTTCAAGAACTTCATCGGATTGCGAATCGGATGGAGTGGGAGGTCGTGGCCGAGTTCACCGATCAAGGAATAAGTGGCAGCAAGGGTCGTGATCAGCGGCCTGGATTTGACCGGCTTCTGAAGGGGGTGGCCCGTCACGAGTTCGATCTGGTGGCCGCGTGGGCGGTGGACAGGCTGGGTCGATCCCTGCGGGATTTGGTGCTGTTCATGGACGACCTTCGCGAACAGCGGGTTGATTTGTTCCTGGCCCAACAGGGTCTGGACACATCGACCGCCAGCGGCAAAGCGATGTTTGGGATGCTGTCGGTCTTCAGTGATTTTGAACGCAGTCTGATCACTGCCCGCGTCAAAAGTGGCCTTCAACGGGTCAGGAGTTCTGGTGTTCGGTTGGGTCGCCCACCCACTGATCCGGCCAAGATCGAAAAGGCCAAGGGTTTGCTCGCGGCGGGAACCAGTCTGAGGCAAACCGCCAAACTGGCAAAAATCAGCCCGGCCATGGCTGCTAAGATCAAGGCCCAGATGGGAGAAGTGGCTGCCGTACCGGCTGATTCGGCAGCCAAAATCCCGTCCGTTTAA